The following are encoded in a window of Paenibacillus polymyxa genomic DNA:
- a CDS encoding alpha/beta hydrolase yields the protein MVRRLRQKLFVKLARISAGRMVAASDFKPSHSPKVHRKERIIPTSIGDSRVIVYEPSHRSADPLPVFVNFHGSGFVMGSAEMDDPWCPVIAERANCVVVNVDYRLAPEHKFPIPLQESYEVTQWLYKHPDVLNVDPQRIAVGGHSAGGNLAAALCLMARERKEFPIVYQVLDYPPLDIATDPKLKPQFEKGIPPRVAKIFNESYLNSPDEARNPLVSPIFAESLHNLPPALIITAELDSLADEAELYAKRLIEADVPVKYKKYMGAAHAFTHSGDLAVAENAWHLMSDQLKLAFEFRIGDVLAELKK from the coding sequence ATGGTGCGAAGACTGAGACAAAAACTGTTCGTCAAACTTGCTCGCATATCGGCTGGCAGAATGGTAGCTGCGTCCGATTTCAAACCTTCGCATTCTCCCAAAGTACATCGGAAGGAAAGGATCATCCCCACCTCTATTGGTGACTCCAGGGTGATTGTATATGAACCTTCTCACCGGTCTGCTGATCCACTCCCTGTATTCGTTAATTTCCATGGCAGCGGTTTTGTAATGGGTAGCGCCGAAATGGATGATCCCTGGTGCCCGGTCATTGCTGAACGTGCGAATTGCGTCGTCGTTAATGTCGATTATCGCTTGGCCCCAGAACATAAATTCCCTATCCCGCTACAGGAAAGCTATGAGGTGACCCAATGGTTGTACAAGCATCCTGATGTGCTTAACGTAGATCCTCAACGCATTGCGGTCGGGGGACACAGTGCGGGTGGCAATCTAGCGGCAGCGCTGTGTCTTATGGCCCGGGAGCGCAAGGAATTTCCGATTGTATATCAGGTACTGGATTACCCACCACTGGATATTGCTACAGATCCCAAATTGAAACCCCAATTCGAGAAGGGGATCCCGCCACGAGTAGCAAAGATCTTTAATGAAAGTTATCTGAACTCACCAGATGAGGCGCGAAATCCGTTGGTTTCCCCCATTTTTGCAGAATCACTACATAATCTCCCTCCTGCTCTGATCATAACCGCGGAGTTGGACTCCTTGGCTGACGAAGCCGAGTTGTATGCCAAACGGCTGATTGAAGCAGATGTCCCCGTGAAGTATAAAAAATACATGGGTGCCGCACATGCCTTTACTCATAGCGGCGATCTCGCTGTAGCTGAAAACGCCTGGCATCTGATGAGCGATCAGTTGAAATTGGCATTTGAATTCCGCATCGGAGATGTCCTGGCAGAACTGAAGAAATAA
- a CDS encoding DUF4127 family protein has product MKSNTRLLFIPLDERPCNYQFPYLLAQGTDLEMERPPLEWMGQKKTPGDTTRLWAWLEERAATADGAIVAMDTLLYGGIVPSRLHGMSSEQVRDRVNRLRRLKQLYPQLTLYAFQLIMRCPQYSLADEEPDYYADWGREIFRKGFIEHRQELGIATSEELLELADISERLPMEILDDYLGRRHVNLEANEVALDLVAEGIIDFMIIPQDDSAPYGYTAKDQQRLRSRISELGLDLNVYMYPGADEVGCTLLARWVNKMNNVVPLVYPRLSALQGAFVVPLFEDRYFYETLKYQIMAAGGLIASSAMEADLILLANTPGDTMAEASSQQRAMTGYDVHRNVVELVEYGSYMLQYAGQNVAIADVGYANGADLKLIRLLKQKGLLFKLAGYAGWNTSSNTLGTVIAQSMLYTHYGPTEEHLDFLSLRYAEDACYCAVVRTAMNNGIVEQMGFTKFMLDGPRGSVAAVIRGRLEQALNEYVNGPEGHVEITDCYMPWNRTFEVGLTVRHHAEKRG; this is encoded by the coding sequence ATGAAGTCAAACACCCGATTACTTTTTATACCGCTGGATGAGCGGCCCTGTAATTATCAATTTCCTTATTTACTGGCACAAGGCACAGACTTGGAAATGGAGCGGCCCCCATTGGAATGGATGGGGCAAAAGAAAACCCCTGGCGATACGACCAGACTATGGGCATGGCTCGAAGAACGCGCAGCGACTGCTGATGGAGCCATTGTTGCGATGGATACGTTGCTGTACGGAGGAATCGTACCTTCTCGACTACACGGTATGTCGAGCGAGCAGGTCAGAGATAGAGTGAATCGGCTTCGCAGGCTAAAGCAATTATATCCGCAACTGACCCTGTATGCATTTCAACTGATTATGCGTTGTCCGCAATACTCTTTGGCTGATGAAGAACCGGATTACTATGCCGATTGGGGCCGTGAGATATTCAGAAAGGGCTTCATTGAGCATCGTCAGGAGTTGGGGATCGCTACCTCAGAAGAGTTGCTCGAATTAGCTGATATCAGCGAGCGTTTGCCAATGGAAATACTGGATGATTATCTGGGACGTCGCCATGTGAATTTGGAGGCCAATGAGGTTGCACTGGATCTCGTAGCAGAAGGTATCATTGATTTTATGATCATCCCACAGGATGATTCGGCTCCCTACGGCTATACCGCCAAGGATCAGCAGCGGCTAAGAAGTCGTATTTCTGAGCTTGGGCTGGATTTGAATGTATACATGTACCCGGGGGCAGATGAAGTGGGTTGTACGTTGCTGGCTCGTTGGGTTAACAAGATGAATAATGTAGTCCCACTGGTGTATCCTCGATTGTCTGCTTTGCAGGGGGCATTCGTAGTTCCGCTTTTTGAAGATCGCTATTTTTACGAAACCTTAAAATATCAGATTATGGCGGCAGGTGGGCTAATAGCTTCCTCAGCAATGGAGGCTGATTTGATTTTGTTGGCTAACACACCCGGTGACACGATGGCAGAAGCTTCATCCCAGCAGCGTGCAATGACCGGATATGATGTACATCGGAATGTAGTAGAGCTGGTTGAGTACGGTTCTTATATGCTGCAATATGCAGGTCAAAATGTTGCAATTGCTGATGTGGGCTACGCCAACGGAGCAGATCTCAAGCTAATTAGACTATTGAAGCAAAAAGGACTGCTTTTTAAGCTGGCAGGTTATGCAGGCTGGAATACCAGTTCTAACACGCTGGGCACCGTCATTGCCCAGTCTATGCTGTATACCCACTATGGCCCTACGGAGGAACATTTGGATTTTCTGTCGCTGCGCTACGCCGAGGATGCCTGTTATTGCGCTGTGGTACGTACGGCTATGAATAACGGGATTGTGGAGCAGATGGGTTTTACCAAGTTTATGCTCGATGGACCGAGAGGCTCGGTAGCTGCGGTTATTCGCGGACGGCTGGAGCAGGCGCTCAATGAATATGTGAACGGGCCGGAAGGCCACGTGGAAATTACAGATTGCTACATGCCGTGGAACCGCACCTTTGAAGTCGGATTAACCGTACGGCATCATGCCGAGAAGAGAGGGTGA
- a CDS encoding protein O-GlcNAcase has translation MKLSKGMGPHSGVGLSRQEIQYFFRDVYDSEERLVISEPRLICELSSRFAMNQEYEGVLDPEGPIKLIVPPGPGVPTETRGSVQLVLEYDGTLAADGYRLDIQKDGRIEIHASNKRGLKYGMDALHLLLQVEQERCTLPVMSIRDEPSFPVRGIIEGFYGKPWSFADRLDAVRFMAAHRMNTFMYAPKDDPYHRELWREPYPEDTFDQIRELKEACERHEVDFHYCISPGNDLSFGSDEDFLKLTEKLTAVIAIGVRHFSVLMDDIDYVLKGENRHLLGRSGHAHVFLTNKVHAWLAERLPEFTLTVCPSEYWSYWDTEYKKDFRERLHPEIKVFWTGYFVFAPQISREHAADNHAYFGHELWLWDNIPVNDCDHDRLFLDPLRGRYSGLPDCGHTGMVANPMNQWECSKVTLITMSHYMWNSERYMPELSWEWAARELAGERADELMFFCRQNRNSRLGGNTYEDVDLALKMRDIPALDMYFERLLQAVSVLRNVPADDLAAGFVFQAAPWLERAELDAGLWQVLRQAALSSERQDDAQSGESSTPSEEIDGPEPSPLTDEIAGELRRGITACLEAEVRLGSNPAIRAAAQWGYVDQDEQGKYRLIL, from the coding sequence ATGAAATTGTCCAAAGGAATGGGGCCTCATTCAGGTGTAGGGCTATCGCGGCAGGAGATACAATATTTTTTTCGTGATGTGTATGACAGCGAGGAAAGGCTGGTTATCTCCGAACCGCGACTGATCTGTGAACTGTCCTCTCGCTTTGCAATGAATCAGGAGTATGAAGGTGTGCTGGACCCTGAGGGACCGATCAAGCTCATTGTACCTCCAGGACCGGGTGTACCGACTGAAACACGGGGAAGCGTACAGTTGGTGCTCGAATATGACGGAACGCTTGCTGCAGACGGATATCGGTTGGACATTCAGAAGGACGGGCGGATTGAAATCCACGCTTCTAATAAAAGAGGGCTCAAATACGGCATGGATGCCCTGCATCTCCTGCTTCAGGTGGAACAGGAGCGATGTACTCTGCCGGTGATGTCTATTCGGGATGAGCCTTCCTTTCCGGTCCGAGGAATTATTGAGGGCTTCTATGGGAAACCGTGGAGTTTCGCGGATCGGCTGGATGCCGTCCGTTTTATGGCTGCGCATCGGATGAACACGTTCATGTATGCCCCCAAGGATGATCCATATCATCGTGAGCTATGGAGAGAACCGTACCCTGAGGATACGTTTGACCAGATCCGCGAATTAAAGGAAGCCTGCGAACGGCATGAGGTTGATTTTCATTATTGTATCAGCCCAGGGAACGACCTGAGCTTTGGTAGCGATGAAGATTTTCTCAAATTGACGGAAAAGCTGACGGCCGTGATTGCGATTGGCGTACGTCATTTTTCTGTATTAATGGATGACATTGACTACGTACTCAAAGGGGAAAATCGACATTTGCTGGGCCGCTCGGGTCACGCTCATGTCTTTTTGACGAACAAGGTGCATGCATGGCTGGCTGAACGACTGCCTGAATTTACGCTGACGGTCTGTCCTTCGGAATATTGGTCATATTGGGATACCGAATACAAAAAGGATTTCCGTGAGCGGCTGCATCCGGAGATTAAGGTGTTCTGGACGGGGTACTTTGTTTTTGCTCCACAGATTAGTCGCGAGCACGCCGCTGATAATCATGCATACTTTGGGCATGAGCTGTGGCTGTGGGATAACATCCCGGTGAATGATTGTGACCATGATCGGTTATTCCTTGATCCGCTACGCGGACGGTATTCCGGGCTACCGGACTGCGGACATACCGGTATGGTGGCCAACCCGATGAATCAGTGGGAATGCTCCAAAGTGACGCTCATCACGATGTCCCACTACATGTGGAACAGTGAACGGTATATGCCTGAGCTATCTTGGGAATGGGCTGCGCGGGAGTTAGCGGGAGAGCGTGCGGATGAACTGATGTTTTTCTGTCGTCAAAACAGGAACAGCCGATTAGGCGGCAACACGTATGAGGACGTGGACCTTGCTTTGAAAATGCGCGATATCCCTGCGCTGGATATGTACTTTGAGCGGCTGCTTCAGGCGGTGAGCGTCCTGCGGAACGTGCCTGCCGATGATCTAGCCGCAGGGTTCGTGTTCCAGGCTGCACCGTGGCTGGAACGTGCCGAGCTGGACGCGGGCCTGTGGCAGGTGCTGCGTCAAGCTGCGCTCAGCAGCGAGCGACAGGACGATGCACAGTCGGGGGAGAGCAGCACGCCGAGCGAAGAAATTGACGGGCCAGAGCCGTCGCCTCTGACGGACGAAATCGCAGGAGAACTGCGACGCGGTATCACTGCTTGCTTAGAAGCGGAGGTTCGGCTGGGTAGCAATCCAGCAATCCGTGCTGCCGCGCAGTGGGGTTATGTCGATCAGGACGAACAAGGCAAATATCGGCTGATCTTGTGA
- a CDS encoding GNAT family N-acetyltransferase, with translation MRQIREEDHAVVMVDDGQVVAEVGYKSIDDHSLVIDHTFVSEQLRGQKIGKELIDRVVDMARNEHKKVIPACSYALALFKRHKEYSDVWQQ, from the coding sequence ATGAGACAAATTCGCGAGGAGGACCATGCAGTAGTCATGGTGGATGATGGGCAGGTAGTTGCAGAAGTAGGCTATAAATCCATAGATGACCACTCGTTGGTCATTGACCATACATTTGTATCCGAGCAGTTACGGGGTCAAAAAATCGGCAAGGAGCTTATCGACCGAGTGGTTGATATGGCAAGGAATGAGCATAAAAAGGTTATTCCTGCTTGCTCGTACGCGCTTGCTCTGTTCAAGCGCCATAAGGAATACAGTGACGTATGGCAGCAATGA
- a CDS encoding N-acetylmannosamine-6-phosphate 2-epimerase: MGMEGVLSKVQHGLIVSCQALPGEPLHGADSMVKMALAAQQGGAVAIRANGASDVRAIKQAISLPVIGLIKRDYDDSDIYITPTLREMEELVEAGADIIALDATLRPRPAGCKLKRLIDYAHEQGVTSMADISTLEEALHAASLGADCVSTTLSGYTPYSTRIEGPDLELVRRASELVPVPLIAEGKIYDPAQVEEAFRMGAHAVVVGSAITRPQLITQRFADAARKAVKCIYGDERPN, translated from the coding sequence ATGGGAATGGAAGGTGTGTTATCCAAAGTTCAGCACGGACTGATCGTATCCTGTCAGGCGCTACCAGGCGAACCGTTACATGGAGCAGATTCTATGGTCAAAATGGCGCTTGCCGCACAGCAGGGTGGAGCTGTAGCGATTCGCGCCAATGGCGCATCGGATGTACGTGCGATTAAACAGGCGATTTCTCTACCAGTCATTGGCTTGATTAAGCGGGATTATGATGATTCTGATATTTACATTACGCCTACCCTTCGTGAAATGGAGGAACTGGTGGAGGCAGGCGCGGATATCATTGCGCTGGATGCCACATTACGACCGCGCCCAGCGGGATGCAAGCTGAAGAGGCTCATAGATTATGCCCATGAGCAGGGAGTTACTTCCATGGCAGACATTTCGACACTGGAGGAGGCGCTTCATGCGGCCTCTCTTGGCGCAGACTGCGTATCCACCACGTTATCCGGGTATACACCGTACTCTACTCGGATTGAGGGTCCTGATCTGGAGCTGGTTCGGAGAGCGTCAGAACTGGTTCCCGTTCCTTTAATTGCAGAGGGCAAAATCTATGATCCGGCGCAGGTTGAGGAAGCATTCCGAATGGGAGCACATGCAGTGGTCGTAGGCTCGGCGATTACCAGACCCCAATTGATTACGCAGCGGTTTGCCGATGCCGCAAGGAAGGCAGTGAAATGCATCTATGGAGATGAACGACCGAATTAA
- a CDS encoding RNA ligase family protein → MRTELKPVIPFEPELSEKVPVDATGLWRYEIKWDGTRILTYHDQGSTRLFNRKQHERTLLYPELALFPSYCKADSVILDGEMIALGADGKPSFHEIMRRDLIRRTDRIQSAYEAVPATYMLFDIVYLNGEWVHLKPLQERLELLHQIIIPNERIQLAPAHPDGQALFQVMCSQGMEGIVCKKLDSPYTLGGKDGRWVKVKNYGDIIAVIGGYTLNGGIINAVLLGQYDKQGMLRYIGHVGTGKLTREDWRQLTERLLPHTISERPFSNKPDRHQDAFWVQPMYTAKVQYSEWRWQEGRTLRQPSIQAFVNQSLDQCIGPWI, encoded by the coding sequence TTGCGTACGGAATTAAAACCTGTCATCCCGTTTGAACCGGAACTGAGCGAAAAAGTACCTGTAGATGCAACAGGCCTTTGGCGTTACGAAATAAAATGGGACGGTACGAGAATTTTGACGTATCACGACCAGGGCAGCACGCGTCTGTTCAACCGCAAACAGCACGAACGAACGCTTTTATACCCGGAGCTTGCTCTCTTCCCCTCCTACTGTAAGGCTGATTCGGTCATATTGGACGGGGAAATGATCGCACTCGGTGCCGACGGTAAGCCATCGTTCCATGAAATTATGCGAAGGGATCTGATTCGTCGAACGGATCGAATTCAGTCAGCCTATGAAGCTGTACCCGCTACTTACATGTTGTTTGATATTGTTTATCTGAACGGGGAGTGGGTTCATCTTAAACCGTTACAGGAAAGGCTTGAACTGCTGCATCAGATCATCATACCGAATGAACGGATTCAACTGGCTCCCGCTCATCCTGATGGACAAGCTCTATTTCAGGTCATGTGCAGCCAAGGAATGGAAGGCATTGTGTGTAAAAAGCTGGATAGTCCGTACACATTGGGCGGAAAAGACGGACGATGGGTCAAGGTCAAAAATTATGGCGATATCATTGCCGTCATCGGTGGCTATACCCTAAACGGAGGCATTATCAATGCTGTGTTGCTGGGCCAATATGATAAACAAGGCATGCTGCGCTATATCGGGCATGTGGGTACAGGTAAGCTGACTCGGGAAGATTGGCGTCAGCTTACCGAGCGCCTGCTGCCACATACCATATCGGAGCGACCTTTTAGCAATAAACCGGATCGGCATCAAGATGCATTTTGGGTGCAACCCATGTATACCGCCAAGGTTCAATATAGTGAGTGGCGGTGGCAAGAAGGACGTACCCTGCGTCAGCCCTCCATACAAGCCTTTGTGAATCAGAGCCTCGATCAGTGTATCGGTCCCTGGATATGA
- a CDS encoding DUF420 domain-containing protein, with protein MNKASEDKQYVPTSNRNFTALIITVSIIANVIILLLFFSPIGYQGSVSFDLTIFPRLNAIFNSFTFIFLVAALVAIFKKNIKLHKTFVLLAFASTVLFLFSYLTFHYISPETAKYGGVGILRPIYFTLLISHSILAAIIVPLALFTVVWGWTMQVAKHRKIARWTMPIWLYVSLTGVLVYVFMAPYY; from the coding sequence ATGAATAAAGCGAGTGAGGACAAGCAGTACGTTCCAACGAGCAATCGTAATTTTACAGCCTTGATTATCACCGTTTCCATAATAGCCAACGTGATTATTTTGCTGCTGTTCTTTTCGCCGATCGGATACCAGGGTAGTGTGAGTTTTGATCTCACTATTTTCCCAAGGCTGAATGCGATTTTTAACAGCTTCACATTTATTTTTCTGGTGGCTGCACTGGTTGCTATTTTCAAAAAGAACATTAAGCTTCATAAAACCTTTGTTTTGCTGGCCTTCGCCAGTACCGTTTTATTTTTATTTTCCTATTTGACCTTTCACTACATTTCGCCGGAAACTGCAAAATATGGTGGGGTGGGTATCCTTCGGCCGATTTACTTTACGCTGTTGATTTCGCATAGTATACTGGCTGCGATTATTGTACCGCTGGCCCTGTTCACGGTTGTATGGGGATGGACGATGCAGGTAGCAAAACATCGTAAGATTGCACGCTGGACGATGCCGATTTGGCTATATGTGAGCTTGACCGGGGTACTGGTGTACGTTTTCATGGCCCCATACTATTAA
- a CDS encoding MarR family winged helix-turn-helix transcriptional regulator: MFFFLDSEIRQLAYNLFPGGNKPIGVLVDLFSITYEIRKNMEKRSREFGLSYGQYIALCVLSAQRDEMSSPSALADKMGVSRAAISSMVISLEQEGFINKYDDPNDKRGVFVSLNDKGRSKIQQMDPFFVGLASRLMSDFSESEICQFQTYLSRVRSAFEDVKGSRLTDSREEREKWCED, translated from the coding sequence ATGTTCTTTTTTTTGGACTCCGAAATTCGTCAACTGGCCTATAATCTCTTTCCAGGTGGCAATAAACCGATTGGTGTTTTGGTAGATTTATTTTCCATAACGTATGAAATACGCAAAAATATGGAAAAACGTTCACGTGAATTTGGTCTCTCCTACGGGCAATATATTGCGCTTTGTGTACTTTCAGCGCAAAGAGATGAAATGTCATCTCCTTCTGCTTTGGCTGATAAGATGGGTGTAAGCCGGGCAGCAATCAGTTCTATGGTTATTTCTCTCGAACAAGAGGGATTCATTAATAAATATGACGATCCCAATGACAAGCGGGGAGTGTTCGTGTCCCTGAACGATAAAGGAAGAAGTAAAATTCAACAGATGGATCCGTTTTTCGTAGGGCTGGCTTCACGTCTGATGTCAGACTTTAGTGAGTCGGAAATCTGTCAGTTCCAAACCTATTTGTCACGCGTACGTTCTGCGTTTGAAGATGTTAAAGGTTCGCGTCTAACCGACTCCAGAGAGGAGAGAGAAAAATGGTGCGAAGACTGA
- a CDS encoding ABC transporter substrate-binding protein has protein sequence MTKKAKGRLRLLVSMLALVVLLSSCGGGGSKSEKVDGGKVTLQFWTIALQPTFTPYFNRVIADYEQKNPNVKIDWKDYPYDAVTNKLLTSIASNSSPDVVNLNTEFASQMGSKGAVVDMNEHLSPEEKAAYFEGIYNSTVINGKAYALPWYTGTEVLYMNTKLVKAAGLDPAHPPKTREELSEWGRQINRKIGRAGYAQQLVSKLFAVDGIPILNKEKTAAAFNTPEAVTMIDNLKKQMEDGIVLKEDAEFSQQVKYYAGEQVAFELAGPTFINFIKTAAPDVYKNTIAVPVPTGKADVRLSNSMDLVVPAKSAHVDEAVKFAVFLTNAESQTAFSKAANTLPSTKDSIKDPYFTQSDKSLEAQAKVVSAQSLDKATDYMVGVPNAKDVNSAIARALQNMVLNGTDTKQTLTALEQEVNDILKQ, from the coding sequence GTGACAAAGAAAGCGAAAGGCAGGTTACGGTTGCTTGTATCTATGCTAGCGCTGGTTGTACTGCTGAGCAGCTGCGGTGGTGGAGGATCAAAGTCGGAAAAGGTTGACGGAGGGAAAGTAACACTGCAATTTTGGACCATTGCACTACAACCTACATTTACCCCGTATTTCAATCGGGTGATTGCCGATTATGAGCAGAAGAACCCCAATGTCAAAATTGACTGGAAGGATTACCCTTATGACGCAGTAACCAACAAGCTGTTGACAAGTATCGCTAGTAACAGCAGTCCAGATGTAGTCAATCTCAATACAGAATTTGCTAGCCAGATGGGCTCCAAGGGTGCTGTTGTTGATATGAATGAGCATTTGTCGCCCGAGGAAAAGGCTGCTTATTTCGAGGGTATTTATAATTCTACAGTTATTAACGGTAAAGCTTATGCGCTACCCTGGTATACCGGTACAGAAGTGCTTTACATGAATACAAAGCTGGTCAAAGCTGCCGGATTGGACCCTGCTCATCCGCCCAAAACCCGGGAGGAATTGTCTGAATGGGGCCGTCAAATTAATAGAAAAATTGGCAGGGCAGGCTATGCTCAGCAGCTTGTATCCAAGCTTTTCGCTGTGGACGGCATTCCTATCCTAAATAAAGAAAAGACAGCAGCGGCGTTCAACACACCAGAAGCAGTCACTATGATTGATAATCTAAAGAAACAGATGGAAGATGGCATTGTACTCAAGGAAGACGCTGAATTCTCACAACAAGTGAAATATTATGCCGGCGAGCAGGTTGCTTTCGAGCTGGCAGGCCCGACGTTCATCAATTTTATCAAAACGGCAGCACCGGATGTTTATAAAAACACAATTGCTGTCCCTGTCCCAACCGGCAAAGCCGATGTGCGACTCTCCAACTCCATGGACCTGGTCGTACCTGCTAAGTCTGCACATGTGGACGAAGCAGTGAAATTTGCTGTTTTCTTGACAAACGCAGAGAGTCAAACAGCTTTTTCTAAAGCGGCGAATACACTACCTTCCACGAAAGACTCCATTAAAGATCCATATTTTACTCAGTCTGACAAATCATTAGAAGCACAAGCCAAGGTAGTATCCGCGCAAAGCTTGGATAAGGCGACAGATTATATGGTCGGTGTGCCTAATGCCAAAGATGTGAATAGTGCCATCGCACGAGCTTTACAAAATATGGTATTAAATGGCACGGATACGAAGCAGACGCTTACTGCTTTGGAGCAGGAAGTGAACGATATTTTAAAGCAATAG
- a CDS encoding carbohydrate ABC transporter permease — protein sequence MNLKDDKMLRSSLPKKESSRIMRSLARILRMTVIYVLLVLLALFLMGPFLWLLSVSLMPGRNIFSTPPAIFPTFIDFDNYVQVWQFMNFPKYMLNTVIITVLGVVLNVVLASLTGYPLAVFRFKGKNLVFTLLIATMIIPSYTAFIVHYLTIQGLHLGNTYLGVVLPGAVSVFNIFLMRQTFIHIPTDVRDSGKMDGASEFRIWWQLVLPLVKPALAVISLLEAMSFWNSFLWPIVILNDTELYPLAAALTYLNGQFAYNFGWIAAGTMISVLPIIILFLFTQRYYMEGLAGAVKG from the coding sequence ATGAATCTAAAGGATGACAAAATGCTACGCTCATCTCTTCCTAAAAAGGAAAGCAGCCGCATCATGCGCAGTCTTGCTCGAATACTGAGAATGACGGTCATCTACGTGCTTCTAGTGCTACTCGCCCTCTTTTTAATGGGACCGTTCCTATGGCTGCTCAGCGTATCCCTCATGCCAGGCCGCAACATTTTTTCAACGCCACCCGCTATTTTTCCGACCTTTATTGATTTCGACAACTACGTTCAGGTGTGGCAGTTCATGAATTTTCCAAAGTATATGCTGAATACGGTCATCATTACGGTGTTGGGCGTTGTGCTCAATGTGGTGCTCGCCAGTCTGACAGGATATCCCTTGGCTGTATTTCGTTTTAAGGGTAAAAATCTGGTGTTTACGCTGCTGATTGCCACTATGATTATTCCTTCCTACACCGCATTTATTGTGCATTATCTGACCATTCAGGGGCTTCATCTAGGCAATACCTATTTGGGTGTGGTGTTGCCTGGGGCAGTCTCCGTTTTCAACATTTTTCTAATGCGACAGACGTTTATTCATATTCCTACCGATGTGCGTGATTCCGGTAAAATGGACGGCGCTTCGGAGTTCCGAATTTGGTGGCAGCTGGTGCTTCCGCTGGTCAAGCCAGCGCTGGCTGTAATCTCTCTATTGGAGGCGATGTCGTTCTGGAACAGCTTTCTGTGGCCTATCGTTATTTTGAACGATACGGAGCTATATCCGCTGGCAGCTGCGCTCACGTATCTCAACGGTCAATTTGCCTATAACTTCGGCTGGATTGCTGCAGGCACAATGATTTCGGTACTGCCGATCATTATATTGTTCCTATTTACACAGCGCTACTATATGGAAGGTCTGGCGGGAGCGGTAAAAGGATAA
- a CDS encoding carbohydrate ABC transporter permease, protein MIKWLRSESFTAWAFMTPGLLLLAVFVFWPIIYSIPLALTDYSVISDTHFVGLDNFEAAFKDRNFLISIWNSLLYVLIVPFLQIFSILMAVLVNSRIPGIKIFRTTYYIPVVTSMVAVALIWSWLLGKNSIVNYLLMQVGLISKDIHWLSDSNLALYVLMFITMWKGLGYYMMLYLAGLQNIPQDLYEAARVDGASRWRLIVHITLPLLRPYVLFCTLISLMSAIRVFDEVYVLTKGGPGTATLTSSLYIFQKGMEQFNFGYASALGLIVGAMIALLSIIVFRFNRKGGVNPY, encoded by the coding sequence ATGATCAAATGGTTGAGGTCGGAGTCCTTTACGGCCTGGGCCTTTATGACGCCGGGACTGTTATTGCTTGCCGTCTTTGTATTTTGGCCTATTATTTACAGCATTCCGCTGGCATTGACGGACTACTCGGTCATATCAGACACCCATTTTGTCGGCTTGGATAATTTTGAAGCGGCGTTTAAGGACCGTAACTTTCTTATTTCGATTTGGAACTCATTGTTGTACGTGCTCATTGTCCCCTTTCTTCAAATTTTCTCCATCCTGATGGCTGTGCTTGTGAATAGCCGTATCCCGGGAATTAAAATATTTCGTACGACCTACTACATCCCTGTTGTGACTTCGATGGTAGCGGTAGCCTTAATTTGGAGCTGGCTGTTGGGCAAAAACAGCATAGTGAACTACTTGCTCATGCAGGTCGGCTTGATTAGCAAAGACATCCATTGGTTATCGGACAGCAACTTGGCATTGTATGTACTAATGTTCATCACAATGTGGAAGGGACTCGGGTATTATATGATGCTCTATCTGGCTGGATTACAAAATATTCCCCAAGATCTGTACGAAGCCGCTAGAGTCGACGGAGCAAGCCGATGGCGTCTGATTGTCCATATTACTCTTCCACTGCTGAGACCCTACGTTCTGTTCTGTACCCTTATATCGCTCATGTCAGCTATTCGCGTATTTGATGAAGTATATGTACTAACCAAGGGTGGGCCGGGAACGGCCACGTTGACATCCAGCTTGTATATTTTTCAAAAGGGCATGGAGCAGTTTAATTTTGGATATGCTTCCGCGCTTGGCTTAATTGTCGGTGCAATGATTGCCCTACTTAGTATTATCGTATTCCGATTCAATAGGAAAGGCGGTGTCAATCCCTATTGA